CCTGACCGATGCGATCGCCAACCTGCCAGAGCGCGAGCGGCTGGTGCTGGCGCTGTACTACGACGAAGAGCTGAACCTCAAGGAAATCGGTGAGGTGCTGGGGGTCAGCGAATCGCGCGTGAGCCAGTTGCACAGCCAGTGCGCCGCACGTTTGCGCAGCCGTCTGGGTGAATGGCGGGCGCGCTAGTCGCCGCCGTTCGCCGTTGAAGACGCTGCAGTCGTTTCACGTTGTGCCGAATTGAATGAATGCGTGCTCGGGGACCGAGCGCGTCTGAGACTGCTTGGAGGTCTAATTGGACAAGAACATGAAAATCCTCATCGTTGACGACTTTTCGACGATGCGGCGGATCATCAAGAACCTGCTACGTGATCTGGGCTTCACCAACACCGACGAAGCCGACGACGGCACCACGGCGTTGCCGATGCTGGAAAACGGCCACTACGACTTCCTGGTGACCGACTGGAACATGCCGGGCATGTCCGGTATCGACCTGCTGCGCAAAGTCCGCGCCAGCGAAAAGCTGAAAACCATGCCGGTACTGATGGTGACCGCCGAAGCCAAGCGTGACCAGATCATCGAAGCGGCCCAGGCCGGCGTCAATGGTTACGTGGTCAAGCCGTTCACCGCTCAGGTGCTCAAAGAAAAGATCGAGAAGATCTTCGAACGCGTCAACGGCTGAGTCACGTCAGGGGGCGCGCCATGGATTCATCAGAAACGTCTTTGGGGGAGTTCGAATCGACCCTGAAGAAGCATGCCCAGGAGCTGGTCGAAAGCCTGGAACGAGGGCGCTTCGGCGAGGCGGTGCAGCTGATCCATCAGCTGAACCAGACCCGCGACCGCGGCCTGTACCAGGAAGTCGGCAAGCTGACCCGTGAGCTGCACAGTGCAATTGTCAGCTTTCAGATCGACCCGCACATGCCGCAGGCCGAGGAGGTTTCGCAGATCACCGACGCCACCGAGCGCCTGTCCTATGTGGTCAAGCTGACCGAGAGTGCGGCCAACCGCACCATGGACCTGGTCGAAGAAAGCACCCCGGTGCTCAACGACTTGGCGGGCGAGGCCAAGGCCCTGAGCGTGGACTGGCAGCGCTTCATGCGCCGCGAAGTTGCCGCGCCGGAATTCCGTGACCTGGTCAAACGTGTCGACAGTTTTCTGACGCACAGCGCCGAAGGCAATCGCAAGGTTTCCGGCCACCTCAACGACATTCTGCTGGCTCAGGACTATCAGGACCTGACCGGCCAGGTGATCAAGCGCGTCACCGCGTTGGTCACCGAGGTGGAAAGCAACTTGCTCAAGCTCGTGCTGATGGCCAGTCAAGTCGACCGTTTTGCCGGTATCGAATATGACCACCAGCAGCTGCGTGCTGAAAAAGATCAAGAAAAACATCCGACTCGGGGTGAAGGTCCGCAGATTCATGCCGATAAGCGTGAAGACGTCGTGTCCGGTCAGGACGATGTCGATGATCTGCTGTCCAGTCTGGGTTTTTAAGGAGCACGTTTAATGAGCTTCGGCGCCGATGAAGAAATCCTTCAGGATTTCCTGGTAGAAGCCGGCGAAATTCTTGAGCAACTGTCCGAGCAATTGGTCGAGCTGGAAAGCCGACCCGATGATGCCGACCTGCTCAATGCCATTTTTCGCGGTTTCCACACTGTAAAAGGGGGCGCCGGCTTCCTCCAGCTCAACGAGCTGGTGGAGTGCTGCCATATCGCCGAGAACGTGTTCGACATCCTGCGCAAAGGTGAGCGCCGGGTCGACGCAGAATTGATGGACGTGGTGCTCGAAGCGCTGGACACGGTCAACAGCATGTTTGGCCAGGTTCGCGAGCGCAGCGAGGTCATCCCGGCCACCCCAGAGCTGCTGGCGGCGTTGTCGCGTCTGGCCGAGCCTGCGGCTGCCGACGAAGTCGCCGCCGCAGTGCCTGAGGCCGCCGCTGAACCGGTCGCTGCGGCACCTGCTGAAGAGCCGGACATCACCGACAGCGAATTTGAACAGCTGCTCGACTCGCTCGACGCGGTCAAGGCCCAGGCCGCCGCCGATGAGCAGATGCAAGGCGAAACCGTCAGCGGCGCCGGTGATGAAATCACCGACGCCGAATTCGAATCGCTGCTCGACCAGTTGCATGGCAAAGGCC
The sequence above is drawn from the Pseudomonas putida genome and encodes:
- a CDS encoding protein phosphatase CheZ; this translates as MDSSETSLGEFESTLKKHAQELVESLERGRFGEAVQLIHQLNQTRDRGLYQEVGKLTRELHSAIVSFQIDPHMPQAEEVSQITDATERLSYVVKLTESAANRTMDLVEESTPVLNDLAGEAKALSVDWQRFMRREVAAPEFRDLVKRVDSFLTHSAEGNRKVSGHLNDILLAQDYQDLTGQVIKRVTALVTEVESNLLKLVLMASQVDRFAGIEYDHQQLRAEKDQEKHPTRGEGPQIHADKREDVVSGQDDVDDLLSSLGF
- a CDS encoding chemotaxis response regulator CheY; this encodes MKILIVDDFSTMRRIIKNLLRDLGFTNTDEADDGTTALPMLENGHYDFLVTDWNMPGMSGIDLLRKVRASEKLKTMPVLMVTAEAKRDQIIEAAQAGVNGYVVKPFTAQVLKEKIEKIFERVNG